Genomic segment of Nostoc commune NIES-4072:
ACTTCAAGCTGACCGCGATCGAGAAGTATTGTTGGCTTCTCTATTCCAAGCAGAGCGCGATCGCCTTGCTTTTCAAGAGGAAATCCGCAGAATTTGGGAGTATTTACGTGACCGAAATGGCGGAAGTAGTACGCCGAATTAATTAACTCCATCCCGTTTACCTCGCCAAGTTCAAAAATTTCGATGTAGATAAATCGCACAACATCGTTGCAGTGCCGAGCTTACCGTAAAGGCGGTTTTTCTCAACAATCAACTCGATAGTGCGATCACTGGGGTCTTTCGTATACACGGCATCCCGGTAAAGCATAATTAACTGGTCGCAAACCTCAAAGATTTCGCCAGAATTACGTAACAGATGACGATTAGGGCGTTTATCAGCCGTTGTTTGATTGCCCCGATTGATTTGACAGCCCAAGAAAACAGGGATTTTGTGAGACTTGGCAATATCCCGAATCTGGCGGGTAATCTTGCCGACTTCAAAAGCCATATTTCCACCGGACTCCAGAGGAATCTGCTGCAAGTAATCAATAAACACAGCACCAATAGAACCACCAAATTCGGCAATAGCACGGCGCACAGCAGAAGCAATCATTGTGGTTGTAGGGGAAGAATGCTCATAGATTTTCCAAGGAAGTTCCACCATCTGTCCTATACCTTGTGCTATTTGCTCCCAATAGCATTGAGTATTGGTTTGAATCATAGAAGCATCTACGCCTGTGATTCGTGCCAGCATTCGGGCATTGAGTTGATTCTTATCCATTTCTGGAGTTACGTACAGAACTGGTTTTCCAAGTTTGGTCATGATTTCGTAAGCGTAAGAAATCATGAAGTGAGTTTTGCCCATGTGGGATTCAGCAGCCACTACAACTAAGCTGCTGGGGTAAATCCCCCCGGTGATATTTTCTAAGTCGTACCAACTAACTTTGTCGCCTGCCATATTCCCCATCTCCAGCTTTTGAAAAAGTTCAATGCCCATGTCTTGTGCTGAGAAAACCTTGCAACGTTCATCGCTTTGATTTTGGGTAACGCCAAAAACTTTCGCCTCAGCTTCCCCAAGGACAAGTGGTAGTTCAGTTTGCGTCTCATAACCGAGTTGGACAATTTCATTGCCCACTTTGATTAACTGCCGCCGTCGATATTTTTCCATCACCAGATCAGCCAAAGCATCAATGTTAACGGCGGATACAGTGCGGTCTACTAAAGTCGCTAACTTATTCCTGCCACCAACGCGATTGAGCAGATTGTGGTCAGCCAACCAAGCGGTGACAGAAAGCAAATCTGTGGGTTGGTATGTAGCATGAAGTTGGACTGCGGCTTGATAAATATATGAGTGAGCGCTGATGTAAAAGGCTTCAATGCTCAAGCGATCGCTGACTCTAGTCATTGCTTCTGGGTCAAGCATAATCCCGCCCAAAATCGCTTCTTCAGCTTCGATATTTTGTGGAGGCAAGTTGTCAAATGACCTGTCAGGGTGAAAAGAAACTACGTTGTCTTGATTGCTATACTGAGTCATGCTCTTAGTGCTAATTTTAACTGTGCTTCAACTTCTCTCAAATTCGTGGAAGATGATCTGGTGTTGCTCGAAACTTTTGCAGAAGAAGCTGCGGCTTGAAGTTTTGCCTTTAGCTCCAGCATTTGTGGGCTGTGTTGATACTCATTGGATGGAACCCGCTTTGATTGCTCTTGCTGACGGCGCATTTGGTCTTGTGCCAATGCATCTTCGAGCGAACTGTTAG
This window contains:
- a CDS encoding replicative DNA helicase, which encodes MTQYSNQDNVVSFHPDRSFDNLPPQNIEAEEAILGGIMLDPEAMTRVSDRLSIEAFYISAHSYIYQAAVQLHATYQPTDLLSVTAWLADHNLLNRVGGRNKLATLVDRTVSAVNIDALADLVMEKYRRRQLIKVGNEIVQLGYETQTELPLVLGEAEAKVFGVTQNQSDERCKVFSAQDMGIELFQKLEMGNMAGDKVSWYDLENITGGIYPSSLVVVAAESHMGKTHFMISYAYEIMTKLGKPVLYVTPEMDKNQLNARMLARITGVDASMIQTNTQCYWEQIAQGIGQMVELPWKIYEHSSPTTTMIASAVRRAIAEFGGSIGAVFIDYLQQIPLESGGNMAFEVGKITRQIRDIAKSHKIPVFLGCQINRGNQTTADKRPNRHLLRNSGEIFEVCDQLIMLYRDAVYTKDPSDRTIELIVEKNRLYGKLGTATMLCDLSTSKFLNLAR